One Nocardioides aromaticivorans genomic window carries:
- a CDS encoding ABC transporter permease, with product MSTPQSVRQLARYPLIPVIIVMAIAFEASTGSFVGQQNLLGIATDSATLAIVAVPTAMLVISGYLDLSVGSTYALGAVAAGWLASEHNGSMLGCVLLALLAGVAVGAVNGLLCCGLGLSPFIVTLGTLTAVRGIAQQLAPLPQTGFSESFAWLGGSKVAGLPSPVIIAILVVLVAGFVLVATPLGRHIYAIGVSREAAYLSGVRVRMVPFGLFLLTGALAALAGAIKASVLGAVQSGTAGLGFELAVLTAVLVGGVALAGGSGSLVGVVLGVAFLGILQNGLTLLGVPTFWQQVAQGVALIVAAGLAYLSPRLEAMTAPRPEAPKPVPVPA from the coding sequence ATGAGCACACCCCAGTCCGTGCGCCAGCTCGCGCGCTACCCGCTGATCCCCGTCATCATCGTGATGGCGATCGCCTTCGAGGCCAGCACCGGCAGCTTCGTCGGCCAGCAGAACCTGCTCGGCATCGCCACCGACAGCGCCACCCTCGCGATCGTCGCCGTCCCGACGGCGATGCTCGTCATCAGCGGCTACCTCGACCTGTCGGTCGGCTCCACCTACGCCCTCGGCGCGGTCGCCGCCGGTTGGCTGGCCTCCGAGCACAACGGCAGCATGCTGGGCTGCGTGCTGCTGGCCCTGCTCGCCGGCGTCGCCGTCGGCGCGGTCAACGGCCTCCTGTGCTGCGGACTGGGCCTGTCGCCGTTCATCGTCACGCTCGGCACGCTGACCGCCGTGCGCGGCATCGCCCAGCAGCTCGCGCCCCTGCCGCAGACCGGCTTCTCCGAGTCCTTCGCCTGGCTCGGCGGGTCCAAGGTCGCGGGCCTGCCCTCCCCCGTCATCATCGCGATCCTGGTGGTCCTCGTCGCCGGCTTCGTCCTCGTCGCCACGCCCCTCGGGCGCCACATCTACGCCATCGGGGTTTCCCGGGAGGCGGCGTACCTCTCGGGCGTGCGGGTGCGCATGGTGCCCTTCGGCCTCTTCCTGCTGACCGGTGCCCTGGCCGCGCTCGCCGGCGCGATCAAGGCCTCCGTCCTCGGCGCCGTGCAGTCCGGTACGGCGGGCCTCGGGTTCGAGCTCGCGGTGCTGACCGCCGTGCTGGTCGGCGGGGTGGCGCTCGCCGGGGGCTCCGGCTCGCTGGTCGGGGTGGTCCTGGGCGTCGCCTTCCTCGGCATCCTCCAGAACGGCCTGACCCTGCTCGGCGTCCCCACCTTCTGGCAGCAGGTCGCCCAGGGCGTCGCCCTGATCGTGGCCGCCGGCCTCGCCTACCTCAGCCCGAGGCTGGAGGCGATGACCGCGCCACGACCGGAGGCACCGAAGCCGGTCCCGGTGCCCGCCTAG
- a CDS encoding sugar ABC transporter ATP-binding protein, which produces MTLRVTGLAKSFGGVHALRGVDLTIESGEVHALLGHNGAGKSTLIKALGGAFSPDSGTIEVAGHTYDALSPRKSIDAGIAIIFQHLSLVDSLSVVDNIFLGQEEHRGGIVSRGSQREQARGLLDRLGANVAVDARVGTLPMGQRQLVEIAKALSRDPAVLILDEPTAALSVHEIQALERTVLALKRDGLAICYVTHLLGEVERLADRMTVLRDGQVHVATSLAGKSRRDIIEAIAEPSSELPERAPILEADPPQLQLRGLTGPGIGPIDLDVRPGEIVGLYGLIGSGRTRTIETVFGRYRRHGTVSVGGRPVTRRGPRGGLAAGLALVPGDRGRQGLFASLSALDNALLPAQRALSRFGVRNRRRERETFASLTDSLKVRPASAVAPARAFSGGNQQKLLLGRWINGVLPTTVLLLDEPTQGVDVNARHEIYRVVRTIASERRAAVLFASTDPEEVVTLADRCLVMDQGRVVATIAGPDLTEDALLAAVHRPTPMEVPS; this is translated from the coding sequence ATGACACTCAGGGTCACCGGACTCGCGAAGTCCTTCGGCGGCGTGCACGCCCTGCGCGGCGTGGACCTCACCATCGAGAGCGGTGAGGTCCACGCCCTCCTCGGCCACAACGGCGCGGGGAAGTCCACACTGATCAAGGCGCTCGGCGGCGCCTTCTCGCCCGACAGCGGGACGATCGAGGTCGCCGGGCACACGTACGACGCCCTGTCGCCCCGCAAGTCGATCGACGCCGGCATCGCGATCATCTTCCAGCACCTCAGCCTGGTCGACTCGCTGTCGGTCGTCGACAACATCTTCCTCGGCCAGGAGGAGCACCGCGGCGGCATCGTCAGCCGCGGGAGCCAGCGCGAGCAGGCCCGCGGGCTGCTCGACCGCCTCGGCGCCAACGTCGCGGTGGACGCCCGGGTCGGCACCCTGCCGATGGGCCAGCGGCAGCTGGTGGAGATCGCCAAGGCGTTGAGCCGCGACCCCGCCGTCCTCATCCTCGACGAGCCCACGGCGGCCCTGTCCGTGCACGAGATCCAGGCGCTCGAGCGCACCGTCCTCGCGCTGAAGCGCGACGGCCTCGCGATCTGCTATGTCACCCACCTGCTCGGGGAGGTCGAGCGGCTCGCCGACCGGATGACGGTGCTGCGCGACGGGCAGGTCCACGTCGCCACGTCACTGGCCGGCAAGTCGCGGCGCGACATCATCGAGGCGATCGCGGAGCCCTCCTCGGAGCTGCCCGAGCGCGCGCCGATCCTGGAGGCGGACCCGCCCCAGCTGCAGCTGCGTGGCCTGACCGGGCCGGGCATCGGCCCGATCGACCTCGACGTCCGGCCCGGCGAGATCGTCGGCCTCTACGGCCTGATCGGCTCCGGCCGCACCCGCACCATCGAGACCGTCTTCGGCCGCTACCGGCGCCACGGCACGGTGAGCGTCGGCGGGCGCCCGGTGACCCGGCGCGGCCCACGCGGCGGGCTCGCGGCCGGCCTGGCGCTCGTGCCCGGGGACCGCGGCCGGCAGGGGCTGTTCGCCTCGCTCTCCGCGCTCGACAACGCCCTGCTCCCGGCGCAGCGCGCGCTGTCCCGCTTCGGCGTCCGCAACCGCCGGCGCGAGCGCGAGACCTTCGCCTCGCTGACCGACTCCCTGAAGGTGCGGCCTGCCTCGGCGGTGGCACCGGCCCGCGCGTTCTCGGGCGGCAACCAGCAGAAGCTGCTCCTCGGCCGGTGGATCAACGGCGTCCTGCCGACCACGGTCCTGCTGCTCGACGAGCCGACCCAGGGCGTCGACGTCAACGCCCGCCACGAGATCTACCGCGTCGTCCGGACGATCGCCAGCGAGCGCCGCGCGGCCGTGCTCTTCGCCTCGACCGATCCCGAGGAGGTGGTGACGCTCGCCGACCGCTGCCTCGTGATGGACCAGGGCCGCGTGGTCGCGACCATCGCCGGCCCCGACCTCACCGAGGACGCGCTCCTGGCAGCCGTCCACCGCCCCACTCCCATGGAGGTTCCGTCATGA
- a CDS encoding sugar ABC transporter substrate-binding protein: MSQPADLSRRRFLGWTGGAGAAVLLAACSAPSSSSDAKDKVAKSSKDVDKIGFDYPFTFLPVYAGVTKFAKARAKEVGVDLTQTSDNGRPDVQTSNLDTLIAQKVPAIVSFPMVFEALETQAAAARSAGLIWVTYGGTLKNQSASITFSFEEGGRLLGEDAATWAKENLGGKGKIAFLVDDTIQLGRERTKGMMDAFTKAAPDMEVVGREQAIDPDTGLSKIKAILAKHPDLNMVLGITDGAAFGGYKALVEAGRAESDAKTYVGGQDGDLGSLELIKKGTFYRASAALQLRDIGNAVIDVPLAVADGKSDADASADVPIALVKQGDSLLDEIISQYA; this comes from the coding sequence ATGTCCCAGCCCGCTGACCTCTCGCGCCGCCGCTTCCTCGGCTGGACCGGCGGCGCCGGCGCCGCCGTGCTCCTGGCGGCCTGCTCGGCCCCGTCCAGCTCCTCCGACGCCAAGGACAAGGTCGCCAAGTCCAGCAAGGACGTCGACAAGATCGGCTTCGACTACCCCTTCACCTTCCTGCCCGTGTACGCCGGCGTCACGAAGTTCGCCAAGGCCCGGGCCAAGGAGGTCGGCGTCGACCTGACCCAGACCAGCGACAACGGCCGCCCCGACGTCCAGACGTCCAACCTCGACACCCTGATCGCCCAGAAGGTCCCGGCGATCGTGTCGTTCCCGATGGTCTTCGAGGCGCTCGAGACGCAGGCCGCGGCTGCGCGCAGCGCCGGCCTGATCTGGGTCACCTACGGAGGGACGCTGAAGAACCAGAGCGCCTCGATCACCTTCAGCTTCGAGGAGGGCGGCCGGCTGCTCGGCGAGGACGCCGCCACCTGGGCGAAGGAGAACCTCGGCGGCAAGGGCAAGATCGCGTTCCTCGTCGACGACACGATCCAGCTCGGCCGCGAGCGGACCAAGGGCATGATGGACGCCTTCACCAAGGCTGCCCCGGACATGGAGGTCGTCGGCCGCGAGCAGGCCATCGACCCCGACACCGGCCTGTCGAAGATCAAGGCGATCCTGGCGAAGCACCCCGACCTCAACATGGTCCTGGGCATCACCGACGGCGCCGCCTTCGGTGGCTACAAGGCGCTCGTCGAGGCCGGTCGCGCGGAGAGCGACGCGAAGACCTACGTCGGCGGCCAGGACGGCGACCTCGGCTCGCTCGAGCTGATCAAGAAGGGCACCTTCTACCGGGCCTCGGCCGCACTCCAGCTGCGCGACATCGGCAACGCGGTCATCGACGTACCGCTGGCCGTCGCGGACGGCAAGAGCGACGCGGACGCCAGCGCCGACGTGCCGATCGCGCTCGTCAAGCAGGGCGACAGCCTGCTCGACGAGATCATCTCGCAGTACGCCTGA
- a CDS encoding class II histone deacetylase: MTTGYVYNEVFGWHDTGTNAGLFPADHRLGIQPFQHFENAETKRRLHELVVVSGLIDQLTPVRPRKATDEEILLVHTEEHLARIQAGSDHPKGGDSGDGLSPFGPGGIEIGRLAAGGVIALVEQVVDGAVDNGYALVRPPGHHAVPEHGMGFCMFANLAIAAKAVRHSRGVERIAIVDWDVHHGNGTQAAFYDDPDTLTISIHQDRVFPPDTGLVEERGTGAGEGYALNIPLPPGTGHGGYLAAMDRVIAPAIDRFQPDLVLVASGFDANAADPLARQGLTSSAYRTMTERLLEVAGQHAGGRLAMSHEGGYNPVYVPFCGLAVIEALAGVTEPLADPYEPIFGGMGQLELQPHQTALLDQVVPLLDAIGSGNRA; the protein is encoded by the coding sequence ATGACGACCGGGTACGTCTACAACGAGGTCTTCGGCTGGCACGACACCGGCACCAACGCAGGCCTCTTCCCGGCGGACCACCGCCTGGGCATCCAGCCCTTCCAGCACTTCGAGAACGCCGAGACGAAGCGGCGGCTCCACGAGCTGGTGGTCGTCTCGGGCCTGATCGACCAGCTGACCCCGGTGCGCCCGCGCAAGGCCACCGACGAGGAGATCCTCCTCGTGCACACCGAGGAGCACCTGGCCCGGATCCAGGCCGGCAGCGACCACCCCAAGGGCGGCGACTCCGGCGACGGCCTCAGCCCGTTCGGCCCCGGCGGCATCGAGATCGGCCGGCTCGCGGCGGGCGGGGTCATCGCCCTCGTCGAGCAGGTCGTCGACGGCGCGGTCGACAACGGCTACGCCCTGGTCCGCCCGCCGGGCCACCACGCCGTGCCGGAGCACGGCATGGGCTTCTGCATGTTCGCCAACCTCGCGATCGCCGCCAAGGCGGTACGCCACAGCCGCGGTGTCGAGCGGATCGCGATCGTCGACTGGGACGTCCACCACGGCAACGGCACGCAGGCGGCGTTCTACGACGACCCGGACACGCTGACGATCTCGATCCACCAGGACCGCGTCTTCCCGCCCGACACCGGGCTCGTCGAGGAGCGCGGGACCGGCGCCGGCGAGGGCTACGCGCTGAACATCCCGCTCCCGCCCGGCACCGGGCACGGCGGCTACCTGGCGGCGATGGACCGCGTGATCGCACCGGCCATCGACCGGTTCCAGCCGGACCTCGTCCTCGTCGCCAGCGGGTTCGACGCCAACGCCGCCGACCCGCTCGCCCGCCAGGGCCTCACCAGCAGCGCCTACCGGACGATGACCGAGCGGCTGCTCGAGGTGGCCGGCCAGCACGCCGGCGGCCGCCTGGCGATGAGCCACGAGGGCGGCTACAACCCGGTCTACGTGCCGTTCTGCGGCCTGGCCGTCATCGAGGCCCTCGCGGGCGTGACCGAGCCCCTCGCCGACCCCTACGAGCCGATCTTCGGCGGGATGGGCCAGCTCGAGCTGCAGCCCCACCAGACCGCGCTGCTCGACCAGGTCGTGCCGCTCCTCGACGCCATCGGCTCCGGCAACCGCGCCTGA
- a CDS encoding helix-turn-helix transcriptional regulator, with the protein MAVVDDAPVPAVPDVSMLELVADLATLGSPDDTTARLPQMLDRLADEVGANACQVDAATTTSRGTATKHWQTLASIGYARPVSRHLGGEFLHSAHGRLVLESRDPLRIEADTHDFRGTTHFHDVLQPAGYDDGISLALRSPDDVVVGIVHLSACSADDLRTETLAALPAIGRVLARVTEVASCTVRDVTLPPEYAVVRVDAQGRVRPVVGRDPLHLDLDDDVLAILHDILSTGVRFAGFLHQQDGRLVEVRVHAPEGRSTVHQPYVVATRPAESTLGLTMRQLEVLTAVATGAGNREIAEELFLTQRTVAAHVEAILTRLDAPSRAGAAAKATAAGVLLPSGRPDSVRSLSAVLRRPVV; encoded by the coding sequence ATGGCAGTTGTCGACGACGCCCCCGTTCCGGCAGTCCCGGACGTGTCGATGCTCGAGCTCGTCGCCGACCTCGCGACGCTCGGGTCGCCGGACGACACGACCGCCCGGCTCCCCCAGATGCTCGACCGCCTGGCCGACGAGGTCGGCGCCAACGCCTGCCAGGTCGACGCCGCGACGACCACCAGTCGAGGCACCGCGACGAAGCACTGGCAGACCCTCGCCAGCATCGGCTACGCGCGACCGGTGTCCCGCCACCTCGGCGGGGAGTTCCTCCACTCCGCCCACGGCCGCCTGGTGCTCGAGAGCCGTGACCCGCTGCGGATCGAGGCCGACACCCATGACTTCCGCGGCACGACGCACTTCCACGACGTGCTCCAGCCCGCCGGGTACGACGACGGGATCTCCCTCGCGCTCCGCTCGCCGGACGACGTCGTGGTCGGGATCGTCCACCTGTCGGCCTGCTCGGCCGACGACCTGCGCACCGAGACGCTGGCGGCGTTGCCGGCGATCGGGCGCGTGCTGGCGCGCGTCACGGAGGTCGCGTCCTGCACGGTCCGCGACGTCACCCTCCCGCCGGAGTACGCCGTGGTGCGGGTCGACGCCCAGGGACGGGTCCGTCCGGTCGTCGGCCGGGACCCGCTGCACCTCGACCTCGACGACGACGTGCTGGCGATCTTGCACGACATCCTGTCGACCGGGGTGCGCTTCGCGGGCTTCCTCCACCAGCAGGACGGCCGCCTGGTCGAGGTCCGGGTCCACGCGCCGGAGGGGCGCAGCACGGTGCACCAGCCGTATGTCGTCGCGACCCGTCCCGCCGAGTCGACGCTCGGCCTGACCATGCGCCAGCTCGAGGTGCTCACGGCCGTCGCGACCGGCGCCGGCAACCGCGAGATCGCGGAGGAGCTCTTCCTCACCCAGCGCACCGTGGCGGCGCACGTCGAGGCGATCCTGACCCGCCTGGACGCCCCGTCGCGGGCGGGTGCCGCGGCCAAGGCGACCGCGGCCGGCGTACTCCTGCCGTCGGGCCGGCCCGACTCCGTGCGCTCGCTCTCGGCCGTGCTGCGCCGCCCCGTCGTCTGA
- a CDS encoding amidase, translated as MASQQPSGPRSDVQGGLGRLSRRSLVAGATTAAVTVGVAGAARAAAPEVAWPKVERPADLRRIVWWSAAELAVAIRQRKVSCVEVMTAYLDHIDEVNPAVNAIVALRPRAELLAEAAEKDALLAKGTYQGWMHGFPQAVKDQWNVKGMTTTVGFFGQPGVPFNPPATSDALLVERIRAAGAIFIGKTNLPEFGVGSHTYNLVYGTTGNAYDPTKSAGGSSGGAAAAVALRMLPVADGSDFFGSLRNPPGWNNVLGLRPSFGRTPELGGEQFVQHGGATGPIARDARDLSLLLSTMAGYDARVPLSLEDDPKAFTTVRRTSLRGVKVAWMADLGGYLPTEPEVLAVTGAAVDRMRALGAKVDRIDKLNQVGGTFTNADLWPTWLVFRHWISGSLNFPVYANPAWKPYVKPETTYEVEGLLNGIDGQGPITAQEVWNASSKRTALYQSFRLLFEKYDYVLLPTAQVMPFDNVDGEGNEVHWPKEINGVPMATYHRWMEVTAIGTLLGAPTLAMPAGFGTSGMPIGFQVIGRNHDDAGVIEFAAAWERETRFVQEHLPPLIAP; from the coding sequence ATGGCATCCCAGCAGCCCAGTGGCCCCCGATCCGACGTGCAGGGCGGCCTGGGGCGCCTGTCCCGCCGCTCCCTGGTCGCCGGTGCGACGACCGCCGCCGTGACGGTGGGTGTCGCCGGCGCCGCCCGTGCCGCGGCGCCCGAGGTGGCGTGGCCGAAGGTCGAGCGGCCGGCCGACCTGCGCCGCATCGTCTGGTGGTCGGCGGCCGAGCTCGCCGTCGCGATCCGGCAGCGCAAGGTCAGCTGCGTCGAGGTGATGACCGCCTACCTCGACCACATCGACGAGGTGAACCCGGCGGTCAACGCCATCGTGGCGCTGCGCCCGCGGGCCGAGCTGCTCGCCGAGGCCGCGGAGAAGGACGCGCTGCTCGCGAAGGGCACCTACCAGGGCTGGATGCACGGCTTCCCGCAGGCCGTGAAGGACCAGTGGAACGTCAAGGGCATGACCACGACGGTCGGCTTCTTCGGCCAGCCGGGCGTGCCGTTCAACCCGCCGGCCACGAGCGACGCGCTCCTGGTCGAGCGGATCCGCGCCGCGGGCGCGATCTTCATCGGCAAGACCAACCTCCCCGAGTTCGGCGTCGGGTCGCACACGTACAACCTCGTCTACGGGACGACGGGCAACGCCTACGACCCGACCAAGTCGGCCGGCGGCAGCAGCGGCGGCGCCGCGGCGGCCGTGGCGCTGCGGATGCTGCCTGTCGCGGACGGCAGCGACTTCTTCGGCTCGCTGCGCAACCCGCCGGGCTGGAACAACGTGCTCGGCCTGCGGCCCTCCTTCGGGCGCACGCCCGAGCTGGGCGGGGAGCAGTTCGTCCAGCACGGCGGCGCGACGGGCCCGATCGCCCGCGACGCCCGCGACCTCTCGCTCCTGCTCTCCACCATGGCCGGGTACGACGCCCGGGTGCCGCTGTCCCTCGAGGACGACCCCAAGGCCTTCACCACGGTCCGCCGCACGTCGCTGCGTGGGGTGAAGGTGGCCTGGATGGCGGACCTCGGTGGCTACCTGCCCACGGAGCCGGAGGTGCTGGCCGTCACCGGCGCGGCCGTCGACAGGATGCGGGCCCTCGGCGCCAAGGTGGACCGGATCGACAAGCTCAACCAGGTGGGCGGGACCTTCACGAACGCCGACCTGTGGCCGACCTGGCTGGTCTTCCGGCACTGGATCAGCGGCAGCCTGAACTTCCCCGTCTACGCCAACCCGGCGTGGAAGCCGTACGTGAAGCCGGAGACGACCTACGAGGTCGAGGGCCTGCTCAACGGCATCGACGGCCAGGGGCCGATCACCGCGCAGGAGGTCTGGAACGCGTCGTCGAAGCGCACGGCGCTCTACCAGAGCTTCCGCCTCCTGTTCGAGAAGTACGACTACGTGCTGCTGCCGACGGCGCAGGTGATGCCCTTCGACAACGTCGACGGCGAGGGCAACGAGGTGCACTGGCCGAAGGAGATCAACGGCGTGCCGATGGCGACGTACCACCGCTGGATGGAGGTCACCGCGATCGGCACCCTGCTCGGGGCGCCGACCCTGGCGATGCCGGCCGGCTTCGGCACCTCCGGCATGCCGATCGGCTTCCAGGTCATCGGCCGCAACCACGATGATGCCGGTGTGATCGAGTTCGCCGCGGCCTGGGAGCGGGAGACGCGCTTCGTGCAGGAGCACCTCCCGCCGCTGATCGCGCCATGA
- a CDS encoding gamma-glutamyl-gamma-aminobutyrate hydrolase family protein, whose protein sequence is MSRRPLIVVPARFSASASALRYGADVAARALVEAVHAAGGEPLVVHPAAPGAAVDVDEVRERLWFADGVLLPGGGDLAAHWSGQQPHPSQYDVDEEQDAFDLAVARHALAAGLPMLAVCRGNQVVNVALGGDLVQDLGERIHRHVVQEIAVDPGTALARLVGTAPTISCYHHQGIGRLGAGLRAVAHAPDGVIEAVELEGSTGWYLGVQWHPEDTAAHDPVQAGLFGELVAQASARASSRASC, encoded by the coding sequence ATGAGCCGCCGACCGCTGATCGTGGTGCCGGCGCGGTTCTCCGCGTCCGCATCCGCCCTGAGGTACGGCGCCGACGTGGCCGCGCGTGCGCTGGTGGAGGCCGTGCACGCGGCCGGTGGCGAGCCGCTGGTCGTCCACCCCGCCGCTCCCGGGGCTGCCGTGGACGTCGACGAGGTCCGCGAGCGCCTGTGGTTCGCCGACGGCGTGCTCCTCCCGGGCGGGGGCGACCTGGCCGCACACTGGTCCGGTCAGCAGCCCCACCCCTCGCAGTACGACGTCGACGAGGAGCAGGACGCCTTCGACCTCGCCGTCGCGCGGCACGCACTGGCGGCCGGCCTGCCGATGCTGGCGGTGTGCCGGGGCAACCAGGTGGTGAACGTCGCCCTGGGGGGTGACCTGGTCCAGGACCTGGGGGAGCGGATCCACCGCCACGTGGTCCAGGAGATCGCGGTCGACCCCGGCACGGCGCTCGCGCGCCTCGTCGGGACCGCGCCGACGATCTCCTGCTACCACCACCAGGGCATCGGCCGGCTGGGCGCCGGTCTCCGCGCGGTGGCGCACGCCCCGGACGGCGTCATCGAGGCGGTCGAGCTCGAGGGCTCGACCGGCTGGTACCTCGGCGTCCAGTGGCACCCGGAGGACACCGCCGCCCACGATCCCGTCCAGGCCGGGCTCTTCGGGGAGCTGGTCGCTCAGGCCTCGGCGCGGGCTTCGTCGCGCGCTTCGTGCTGA
- a CDS encoding MarR family winged helix-turn-helix transcriptional regulator, whose product MPDRHTLEETERAMKDHVGALPLDFAAANALSNLFRAANAVRTELTNRVLRQHDMTWTGFVVLWVVWIWDGMETRHVADSADISKATLTGVVKTLEGRGLILREGDEHDRRLVRLRLTEEGVRLMEEIYPEFNAVESEIVSQLSDRKVSAFTRTLRDVVNAVEAQHEARDEARAEA is encoded by the coding sequence ATGCCGGACCGCCACACGCTCGAAGAGACCGAACGTGCGATGAAGGACCACGTCGGGGCGCTGCCCCTCGACTTCGCCGCCGCGAACGCCCTCTCCAACCTCTTCCGCGCCGCCAACGCGGTGCGGACGGAGCTGACGAACCGGGTCCTGCGCCAGCACGACATGACCTGGACCGGCTTCGTCGTGCTCTGGGTGGTGTGGATCTGGGACGGCATGGAGACGCGCCACGTGGCCGACTCGGCCGACATCTCCAAGGCGACCCTGACCGGCGTCGTCAAGACGCTCGAGGGCCGCGGCCTGATCCTGCGCGAGGGCGACGAGCACGACCGGAGGCTGGTCCGCCTGCGGCTCACCGAGGAGGGCGTGCGGCTGATGGAGGAGATCTACCCCGAGTTCAACGCCGTCGAGTCCGAGATCGTCAGCCAGCTGTCCGACCGCAAGGTCAGCGCGTTCACGCGCACCCTGCGCGACGTGGTGAATGCCGTCGAGGCTCAGCACGAAGCGCGCGACGAAGCCCGCGCCGAGGCCTGA
- a CDS encoding APC family permease produces the protein MSDTVNTTLRKDALGVGAIVFLVLAAVAPLTGMVVVASLAIAFGNGGGAPFSFLAVAAVLLLFAIGYGRMSSQLVNAGGFYAFVVKGLGRPAGLAAGYIATLGYNFFVVGTIGTSGFFMMVLIDFLFGLSLNWFLWGAASMVVAYLMAVKGIDFSSKVLGVSLVLETSILVIFDVAVLFKHGYDFSAFSGDAITSGSLSIGLLLAATGFLGFEATSLFSEEARNPLKTIPRATYLAITIIGLLLAVTTWAVVSATGVAEAQQTSIDHLETGDLVFSLGAEYLGEFMMKVMMVLLLVSLFAAMLAFHNSATRYLFSLGRAGVLPKALSRTSSTGSPVLAGTLQAGFALLVAAAFRIADLDPILQVVPAMLGFGTLAIVVLQALAALSIVVHFRRTGDPHLGSTFVAPAIGFVGLSFIVVMAVTHFDVVAGSTEKAITNLPWLLVLALVIGVAQALYLKSNQPDAYDGLNSDLERFDTADATH, from the coding sequence ATGTCGGACACCGTCAACACCACACTCCGCAAGGACGCGCTCGGCGTCGGCGCCATCGTGTTCCTCGTCCTTGCGGCGGTGGCGCCCCTGACGGGCATGGTGGTGGTCGCCTCGCTGGCCATCGCCTTCGGGAACGGCGGAGGGGCTCCCTTCTCGTTCCTCGCGGTCGCCGCGGTGCTCCTGCTCTTCGCCATCGGCTACGGCAGGATGTCGAGCCAGCTGGTCAACGCCGGCGGGTTCTACGCCTTCGTCGTGAAGGGCCTCGGCCGTCCGGCCGGCCTGGCCGCCGGCTACATCGCCACCCTCGGCTACAACTTCTTCGTCGTCGGGACGATCGGCACCAGCGGCTTCTTCATGATGGTCCTCATCGACTTCCTGTTCGGCCTCAGCCTCAACTGGTTCCTGTGGGGCGCGGCCTCGATGGTCGTCGCCTACCTGATGGCCGTGAAGGGCATCGACTTCAGCTCCAAGGTGCTCGGCGTCTCGCTGGTCCTGGAGACCTCGATCCTCGTCATCTTCGACGTCGCGGTGCTGTTCAAGCACGGCTACGACTTCTCCGCCTTCTCCGGCGACGCGATCACCTCGGGCTCGCTCTCGATCGGCCTGCTGCTCGCCGCCACCGGCTTCCTCGGCTTCGAGGCGACCTCGCTGTTCAGCGAGGAGGCGCGCAACCCGCTGAAGACGATCCCGCGGGCGACCTACCTCGCCATCACGATCATCGGCCTGCTGCTCGCCGTCACCACCTGGGCCGTCGTGAGCGCGACCGGCGTCGCGGAGGCCCAGCAGACCAGCATCGACCACCTGGAGACCGGTGACCTCGTGTTCAGCCTGGGCGCCGAGTACCTCGGCGAGTTCATGATGAAGGTGATGATGGTGCTGCTGCTGGTCAGCCTGTTCGCCGCGATGCTCGCCTTCCACAACTCCGCGACCCGCTACCTCTTCTCGCTCGGTCGTGCCGGCGTCCTGCCGAAGGCGCTGTCCCGCACCAGCTCGACCGGCTCGCCCGTCCTGGCCGGCACCCTGCAGGCCGGCTTCGCCCTGCTGGTCGCGGCGGCCTTCCGGATCGCCGACCTCGACCCGATCCTGCAGGTGGTGCCCGCGATGCTCGGCTTCGGGACCCTGGCGATCGTCGTCCTGCAGGCGCTCGCCGCGCTCTCGATCGTCGTCCACTTCCGCCGCACGGGCGACCCGCACCTCGGCAGCACCTTCGTCGCCCCGGCGATCGGGTTCGTCGGCCTGTCCTTCATCGTCGTCATGGCGGTCACGCACTTCGACGTGGTCGCGGGCTCGACGGAGAAGGCGATCACCAACCTGCCCTGGCTCCTGGTCCTGGCTCTGGTCATCGGCGTGGCGCAGGCGTTGTATCTCAAGAGCAACCAGCCTGATGCCTACGACGGCCTCAACTCCGACCTCGAGCGGTTCGACACCGCCGACGCCACCCACTGA